The following are encoded in a window of Bos javanicus breed banteng chromosome 12, ARS-OSU_banteng_1.0, whole genome shotgun sequence genomic DNA:
- the SMIM2 gene encoding LOW QUALITY PROTEIN: small integral membrane protein 2 (The sequence of the model RefSeq protein was modified relative to this genomic sequence to represent the inferred CDS: inserted 1 base in 1 codon; deleted 2 bases in 1 codon), whose amino-acid sequence MAKEFGERTDASRLPHGEVETRGPAISILFGFWTSVICDTYIVLSWNKRIQSGPGASASSAXPHPGIQRNRRQSCTKEGQSQVPEADDIQTFSSLDAAISIKSLFVQLF is encoded by the exons GAAAGAGTTTGGGGAGAGGACTGACGCCAGC AGGCTGCCTCACGGGGAGGTGGAAACACGTGGGCCTGCTATTAGCATCCTGTTCGGGTTTTGGACGAGTGTCATTTGTGACACCTACATAGTCCTCTCTTGGAACAAGAGGATTCAAAGCGGCCCTGGTGCGAGCGCCTCTTCTG AACCACACCCCGGCATACAGCGGAACAGAAGGCAAAGCTGCACGAAAGAGGGCCAGAGTCAGGTGCCAGAAGCAGACGACATCCAGACTTTCAGCTCTTTGGATGCAGCTATTTCAATAAAGTCACTTTTTGTGCAGCTATTTTAA